The Myxococcus fulvus genome has a window encoding:
- a CDS encoding STM4013/SEN3800 family hydrolase → MDMNQVVGSHDLLFLTLDTLRHDVATQLAASGRLPNLAALLPGGQWEERHSPASFTYAAHHAFFAGFLPTPARPGRHPRLFAMRFEGSETTGQGTCVLDAPDLVTGLAGRGYHTVCIGGVGFFNKLNPLGNVLPGLFAESHWAPELGVREPRSTEHQVALAVRRLDALPRAQRVFLFINISALHQPNRHYLPGASEDSRETHAAALEYVDSQLPPLFAALRRRGPAFCIVCSDHGTAYGEDGYNGHRVGHPVVWTVPYAEFTLP, encoded by the coding sequence ATGGACATGAACCAGGTGGTCGGCTCGCACGACCTGCTCTTCCTCACGCTGGACACCTTGCGCCACGACGTGGCCACCCAGCTGGCCGCCTCGGGGCGCCTCCCGAACCTGGCCGCGCTCCTGCCAGGAGGACAGTGGGAGGAGCGGCACTCGCCCGCGAGCTTCACCTACGCCGCGCACCACGCCTTCTTCGCCGGCTTCCTGCCCACCCCCGCGCGTCCGGGTCGCCACCCGCGCTTGTTCGCCATGCGCTTCGAGGGCAGCGAGACGACGGGGCAGGGGACGTGCGTGCTCGACGCGCCGGACCTGGTGACGGGCCTCGCGGGGCGCGGCTACCACACGGTGTGCATCGGCGGCGTGGGCTTCTTCAACAAGTTGAACCCGCTGGGCAACGTGTTGCCGGGCCTGTTCGCGGAGAGCCACTGGGCGCCGGAGCTGGGGGTGCGTGAGCCCCGCTCGACCGAGCACCAGGTGGCCCTGGCGGTCCGTCGCCTGGACGCCCTCCCCAGGGCACAGCGAGTCTTCCTGTTCATCAACATCTCCGCGCTCCACCAGCCCAACCGTCATTACCTGCCGGGCGCCAGCGAGGACTCGCGGGAGACCCACGCGGCAGCCCTGGAATACGTGGACAGTCAGCTCCCACCCCTGTTCGCCGCGTTGCGGCGGCGGGGGCCGGCTTTCTGCATCGTCTGTTCGGACCACGGCACGGCGTACGGCGAGGACGGTTATAACGGTCACCGCGTGGGTCACCCCGTCGTCTGGACGGTGCCCTACGCGGAGTTCACCCTGCCGTGA
- a CDS encoding HAD family hydrolase: MRKKGGQYADKRWMDKPRAFGKYGPVRPKALFFDVDDTLIDRGGAFTRYFELFMARFPDVFPAHRRAEDLATLRVLDERGGRDRQAFFQDLLERFPVGLSEKALRAEFHVGLARQVTSDPALVAWVAARAGRQPVVVVSNGAADTQRMKLLHAGLYHCVPQGFFSSEVGVEKPDPAIFQAALKHVNRAPSEVLHVGDDPVRDIVGAGRLGITTCWVSHGREWPASLPPPDFTVERVSTAVQDLERVLSTWT, translated from the coding sequence ATGCGAAAGAAGGGTGGGCAGTACGCCGACAAGCGCTGGATGGACAAGCCCCGGGCCTTCGGGAAGTACGGCCCGGTGCGTCCGAAGGCGCTCTTCTTCGACGTCGACGACACGTTGATCGACCGGGGGGGCGCCTTCACGCGCTACTTCGAGCTCTTCATGGCGCGCTTCCCGGACGTCTTCCCCGCGCACCGTCGCGCCGAGGACCTGGCCACCTTGCGCGTGCTCGACGAGCGGGGCGGGCGCGACAGGCAGGCGTTCTTCCAGGACCTGCTCGAGCGCTTCCCGGTGGGGCTCTCCGAGAAGGCGCTGCGCGCGGAGTTCCACGTCGGGCTGGCGCGGCAGGTGACGTCGGACCCGGCGCTGGTGGCGTGGGTCGCCGCGCGGGCGGGCCGTCAGCCCGTGGTGGTGGTGTCCAACGGCGCGGCGGACACGCAGCGCATGAAGCTGCTCCACGCCGGGCTCTACCACTGCGTGCCGCAGGGGTTCTTCTCCAGCGAGGTGGGCGTGGAGAAGCCCGACCCGGCCATCTTCCAGGCGGCGCTGAAGCACGTGAACCGCGCGCCCTCGGAGGTGCTCCACGTGGGCGACGACCCGGTGCGCGACATCGTCGGCGCGGGACGGTTGGGCATCACCACGTGCTGGGTGTCGCACGGGCGCGAGTGGCCCGCGTCGCTGCCTCCTCCCGACTTCACCGTGGAGCGCGTCTCCACGGCCGTGCAGGACCTCGAGCGGGTGCTCTCGACATGGACATGA
- a CDS encoding LOG family protein: MIELETPEAFERHLREGHSLANVVIQGLDLRRYTRELSTLPLAGTVFLGCELEKDALQAALAHGALVFPPISGVPYQPYRGTLYTPEELYAGFDPTRPETYEDTLDARIYRHWESHGRGTPPTLLETLAQRLHDHAVTNAMEGLLLREGPPRKVVAIMGGHSMKRGMPDYREVATLSRELTRAGFFLVSGGGPGAMEATHVGAWFATRTEAELDVALAMLAKAPSYTDREWLARAFEVRGAFPLGPRDVFACSSLGIPTWHYGHEPPNPFATHIAKYFANSVREDGLLTIAKGGIVYAPGSAGTIQEVFQDACQNHYNSVGVISPMIFLGREFWTRTRPVYPLLAQLAQGHEYARHLLLTDSREEVVEALRAYDRSSTPAS; the protein is encoded by the coding sequence GTGATCGAGCTAGAGACACCCGAGGCCTTCGAGCGGCACCTTCGCGAGGGACACAGCCTCGCCAACGTCGTCATCCAGGGGTTGGACCTGAGGCGCTACACGCGCGAGCTGAGCACGCTGCCGCTGGCGGGCACCGTGTTCCTGGGCTGCGAGTTGGAGAAGGACGCGCTCCAGGCGGCGCTCGCCCACGGCGCGCTCGTCTTCCCGCCCATCTCCGGGGTGCCCTATCAGCCGTACCGGGGCACCCTCTACACCCCCGAGGAGCTGTACGCGGGGTTCGACCCGACGCGCCCGGAGACGTACGAGGACACGCTCGACGCGCGCATCTATCGCCACTGGGAATCCCACGGCCGAGGCACGCCGCCGACGCTGCTGGAGACGCTCGCGCAGCGCCTGCATGACCACGCGGTGACGAACGCGATGGAGGGCCTGCTCCTGCGGGAGGGGCCGCCGCGGAAGGTGGTGGCCATCATGGGCGGACACTCCATGAAGCGCGGCATGCCCGACTATCGCGAGGTGGCCACGCTGTCGCGCGAGCTGACGCGCGCGGGGTTCTTCCTGGTCAGCGGCGGCGGCCCTGGCGCGATGGAGGCCACGCACGTGGGCGCCTGGTTCGCCACGCGCACGGAGGCGGAGCTCGACGTGGCGCTCGCGATGCTCGCCAAGGCCCCCAGCTATACGGACCGCGAGTGGCTGGCGCGGGCCTTCGAGGTGCGCGGCGCGTTCCCCCTCGGACCCAGGGACGTCTTCGCCTGCTCCAGCCTGGGCATCCCCACGTGGCACTACGGCCACGAGCCGCCCAACCCCTTCGCCACGCACATCGCCAAGTACTTCGCCAACAGCGTGCGCGAGGACGGCCTGCTCACCATCGCCAAGGGCGGCATCGTGTACGCGCCCGGCAGCGCCGGCACCATCCAGGAGGTCTTCCAGGACGCCTGCCAGAACCACTACAACAGCGTGGGCGTCATCAGCCCGATGATCTTCCTGGGCCGGGAGTTCTGGACGCGCACCCGCCCGGTGTACCCGCTGCTGGCGCAGCTCGCGCAGGGGCACGAGTACGCGCGGCACCTGCTCCTCACCGACTCGCGCGAGGAGGTCGTCGAGGCGCTGCGGGCGTACGACCGCTCATCGACGCCCGCGAGCTGA
- a CDS encoding L,D-transpeptidase family protein, with the protein MPRFLLRHGWLWSCLVVALVSPGALAEEPDVFEAWLRPAHAPADGFDAWTDLGGAKPGAEVRSLARGRVVEATGESVTLEHLHHENHELQRVRAVYSGLASVTLRPGDGVSRGQVLGRVGAGASGVLHTDRELSPAEARRFTRERARLPQPLEEPVLVLISHARNELRLYERGVERARVEVGFGQGEGPKQERGDNRTPVGMYFIVQTVRGNITGPYSAYYGGHWLRVNYPNPWDASRGVKRGWLTEKTREKIARAWTAREATDASTRLGSGIGFHGWSGEWSLEQSGGRLSWGCVVFHPGDITRLYERMPQGTMVVLF; encoded by the coding sequence GTGCCTCGATTCCTCCTCCGTCATGGCTGGCTGTGGTCGTGCCTCGTGGTGGCCCTGGTCTCCCCGGGCGCGCTCGCAGAGGAACCGGATGTCTTCGAGGCCTGGCTGCGTCCGGCCCACGCTCCCGCGGATGGGTTCGACGCGTGGACGGACCTGGGCGGCGCGAAGCCCGGCGCCGAGGTGCGCTCCCTGGCGCGAGGCCGCGTGGTGGAGGCCACGGGAGAAAGTGTCACCCTGGAACATCTGCATCACGAGAACCATGAGCTCCAGCGCGTACGCGCCGTGTATTCGGGACTGGCGTCGGTGACGCTCCGTCCCGGAGACGGGGTGTCGCGCGGACAGGTGCTCGGGCGCGTGGGGGCGGGGGCCTCAGGGGTGCTGCACACGGACCGCGAGCTGTCTCCGGCGGAGGCCCGGCGCTTCACCCGGGAGCGGGCTCGTCTGCCGCAGCCCTTGGAGGAGCCGGTGCTGGTGCTCATCTCGCACGCGCGCAACGAGCTCCGGCTGTACGAGCGAGGTGTCGAGCGGGCGAGGGTGGAGGTGGGCTTCGGCCAGGGCGAGGGACCCAAGCAGGAGCGGGGCGACAACCGCACGCCCGTGGGCATGTACTTCATCGTGCAGACGGTGCGCGGGAACATCACCGGGCCGTACTCGGCCTACTACGGCGGCCACTGGCTGCGGGTGAACTACCCGAACCCGTGGGACGCGAGCCGGGGCGTCAAGCGCGGTTGGCTCACGGAGAAGACGCGCGAGAAGATTGCCCGTGCGTGGACGGCGCGCGAGGCGACGGACGCGAGCACCCGGCTGGGCAGCGGCATCGGCTTCCACGGCTGGTCGGGCGAGTGGTCCCTGGAACAGAGCGGAGGGCGGCTGTCCTGGGGCTGCGTCGTGTTCCACCCGGGGGACATCACCAGGCTGTACGAGCGGATGCCCCAGGGCACCATGGTGGTCCTCTTCTAG